The following coding sequences are from one Diabrotica virgifera virgifera chromosome 2, PGI_DIABVI_V3a window:
- the LOC126880961 gene encoding uncharacterized protein LOC126880961, whose product MADKLKKYTFQRRMAMNDLETLLRLSNSSLTEVHKQSLFRVRYSELDDVLESFNKNHQNIVTNLLNSEPTDAQLDSEDIIRSQFLNDYYQIKANFADLFENDDNSQKNEQNIAASNAVQPPSNVRLPQLELVKFSGEFTSAITFFDLFDALVHRRPNVDDTEKLTYLIQSLEGPPLRLAKSLPLARENYIRIYDKLKNRYLNKRLRAMAHWCKIEEAPATMFKNSDSYSNLIDTFSENLSALENLGYKISDFVLAYKILTKLDEETHQRFELLHWSSEMPTFIQLSDFLESQCISFDSSLLSPCSPKDSNIKNKSPSKHNANKNGSKVNNRYSFFSKPNATTCLLCSADHHLKDCSLFLNKSPYERYNACKRMRLCFKCLEKHDSRSCSVTSRCCHCNSSHHSLLHFKSSESATQGATSVAAVPTTASSDAQVNTGTLSSHAASLGSVTSKNSSVLLATAVVEIMDGCGLYQPVRALIDGGSMTSFVSQSCIRQLGIRHSSATLSVQGIGAIKSTVVGRVDLQIKPVDRVDPIFNCEAFVLPKICEDLPVVSLDVGHWSYIANLKLADPRFHLSGKVDLLLGADIFSQLLLEGKVQTPRGMPDALNTVFGYVLMGPCSSVPMTSATSLFCHVDQMVSLEESVKQFWSLETVPEVECSAPEDILCEKNFVENVCRDGSGRYTVALPFRELSPVFPGMFELAVNRFLSLEKRLLKNPSVYQEYCTFMKDYLDLHHMQLVFSPDEELQEFRLLTVTYGVSSAPFLALRTLLQLSEDEGREFPLAAEVLRTSTYVDDIVCGGDTLEIALDLRNELISLLSRGQFELRKWSSNDMRLLEGLPESHIGKKPISFDDNSCSSPLKILGLVWNAQLDCFSFEVTALDKSCTKRSMLSELARVFDPVGFLAPMTLFTKHLIQRLWLSGIDWDDSPPDSICKVWNQYKEQLLSLAQLEIPRCMFVSRYICCEERLSPNSWFYVPSAQNPADLASRGVLPALMLEQSHWFAGPEFLYNTDPIPDASCCFSECAEMLDEERTYILIASTWSILSYYPGVLSLFWLTGTIDKARV is encoded by the exons ATGGctgataaattgaaaaaatatacgtttcaAAGGAGAATGGCAATGAACGATTTAGAAACGTTATTGCGTTTATCCAATTCTTCTCTTACAGAGGTTCATAAGCAGTCGCTTTTTCGTGTTCGGTACTCAGAGTTAGACGATGTTTTGGAGAGTTTTAAcaaaaatcatcaaaacatcGTTACAAATCTTTTGAACTCTGAACCTACGGATGCTCAATTAGATTCTGAGGACATTATTCGTTCCCAATTTTTAAATGATTATTATCAGATCAAGGCTAATTTCGCGGATCTCTTTGAAAATGATGATAATAGTCAAAAAAATGAGCAAAATATCGCCGCTTCGAATGCAGTACAACCTCCTAGTAATGTTCGCTTGCCGCAGTTAGAATTAGTTAAATTTTCCGGTGAGTTTACGTCAGCAATTACTTTTTTTGACTTGTTCGATGCGCTTGTGCACCGTAGACCTAACGTTGATGATACGGAAAAATTAACGTATTTGATTCAAAGTTTAGAAGGGCCTCCTTTAAGGTTAGCTAAATCCCTGCCTTTAGCTAGAGAAAATTATATTAGGATttatgataaattaaaaaataggtatttaaatAAACGTTTGCGTGCAATGGCACATTGGTGCAAAATTGAAGAAGCTCCCGCAACTATGTTTAAGAATTCTGATAGTTATAGTAATTTAATTGATACCTTTTCGGAAAATTTATCAGCTTTAGAAAATTTGGGTTATAAAATTTCGGATTTTGTGTTAGCTTACAAAATTCTCACCAAGCTTGACGAGGAGACTCACCAACGGTTTGAATTATTACATTGGTCTAGTGAAATGCCTACTTTTATTCAATTATCTGATTTCCTGGAAAGTCAATGCATTTCGTTTGACTCATCCTTGTTGTCGCCTTGTTCTCCCAAGGattctaatataaaaaataaatcgCCTTCTAAACACAATGCAAATAAAAATGGTTCTAAAGTCAATAATCGCTATAGTTTTTTTTCGAAGCCTAATGCGACGACTTGTTTGTTATGTTCTGCCGATCACCATTTAAAAgattgttctttatttttaaataaatctccTTATGAACGGTACAACGCTTGTAAGAGAATGCGtctttgttttaaatgtttagaAAAACACGATTCTCGTAGTTGTAGTGTCACCTCTCGTTGTTGTCATTGTAATTCATCCCACCATAGTCTTTTACATTTTAAAAGTTCTGAAAGTGCCACTCAAGGCGCTACTTCTGTTGCTGCCGTTCCAACTACTGCTTCTTCTGATGCTCAGGTTAATACTGGAACATTGAGCTCACATGCTGCATCATTAGGTAGTGTTACCTCAAAAAACTCGAGCGTTTTGTTAGCTACTGCTGTGGTAGAAATTATGGATGGTTGTGGATTGTATCAACCTGTTCGAGCTTTAATTGATGGGGGCAGCATGACCTCTTTTGTATCTCAGTCTTGTATTCGTCAGTTAGGTATTAGACATTCTTCTGCTACCTTATCGGTACAAGGTATTGGTGCTATAAAAAGTACAGTGGTTGGTCGAGTTGATCTTCAGATAAAACCTGTGGATAGAGTGGATCCTATTTTTAATTGTGAGGCGTTTGTGTTGCCAAAAATTTGTGAGGACCTACCCGTTGTTAGTTTGGATGTTGGGCATTGGTcttatattgctaatttaaagttgGCAGATCCTCGGTTTCATCTATCTGGTAAGGTGGACTTATTGCTTGGAGCTGATATCTTTTCTCAGTTATTATTAGAAGGTAAAGTTCAAACTCCTAGAGGTATGCCTGATGCTCTTAATACCGTTTTTGGCTATGTCCTTATGGGTCCCTGTAGTTCGGTTCCTATGACATCTGCCACCTCGTTGTTTTGTCACGTGGATCAAATGGTTTCGTTGGAGGAGTCTGTAAAGCAGTTTTGGAGTTTAGAAACTGTTCCTGAAGTAGAATGTTCAGCTCCTGAAGATATTCTTTGTGAGAAAAATTTTGTTGAGAATGTTTGTCGAGACGGCTCTGGTCGTTATACCGTTGCTCTACCTTTCAGGGAATTATCTCCTGTTTTTCCAGGAATGTTTGAGTTAGCTGTAAATCGTTTTCTTTCCTTAGAAAAAAGGCTTTTGAAAAATCCTAGTGTTTATCAGGAATATTGTACCTTTATGAAAGATTATTTGGATTTGCATCATATGCAGCTTGT ATTCTCTCCTGATGAAGAGTTACAGGAATTTCGGCTATTAACAGTAACTTATGGTGTATCGTCTGCTCCTTTTCTTGCTTTAAGGACTTTGTTGCAGCTGAGTGAAGATGAAGGTAGAGAGTTTCCCCTTGCCGCTGAAGTTTTGCGTACGAGTACTTATGTTGACGATATAGTGTGTGGTGGTGATACCTTAGAAATTGCGCTAGATCTTCGGAATGAGTTGATATCCTTGTTATCTCGAGGTCAGTTTGAATTGCGTAAGTGGTCGAGCAATGATATGCGATTATTAGAAGGTCTACCGGAGTCGCATATTGGTAAGAAACCTATTTCCTTTGATGATAATAGTTGTTCGTCACCTCTAAAAATCCTTGGACTTGTATGGAATGCACAGTTGgattgtttttcttttgaagtGACAGCTCTGGACAAATCTTGTACTAAGAGAAGTATGTTGTCTGAATTGGCCCGAGTGTTTGATCCTGTAGGGTTTCTAGCTCCCATGACTTTGTTCACGAAGCACCTTATCCAACGTTTATGGTTGTCCGGAATCGACTGGGATGACTCTCCTCCAGACTCAATTTGTAAAGTTTGGAACCAGTATAAGGAACAACTGTTATCCCTTGCACAGCTTGAAATACCTAGGTGCATGTTCGTGTCCAGGTATATTTGTTGTGAG GAACGCCTTTCTCCTAATAGTTGGTTTTATGTTCCTTCTGCTCAGAATCCCGCTGATTTGGCTTCCAGAGGTGTTTTACCTGCTCTAATGTTGGAGCAATCTCATTGGTTTGCAGGTCCTGAGTTTTTGTATAACACCGATCCCATTCCAGACGCTTCCTGTTGCTTTTCTGAGTGTGCTGAAATGCTTGATGAGGAGCGTACG tacattttgatagcatcaacATGGTCTATTCTatcttattaccctggagtactATCCCTATTCTGGCTTACAGGTACCATCGACAAAGctcgtgtttaa